The sequence ATGAAGTAGCCACTTAACTGATCAATTTGTAGTGTGACACCAAAGTTATCAAGTAATTGTAGTGTCAGCGGCGACTCGGCAATCAATACTTGCAACGCATATCCAAGCGACAGCAAATTGATACCGAGCGCCAGATATCGATTTAGTTGAGGAACTAAATAAACAATAAACCCTGTAAATAGCGGTAGCACAATCCAGGCGATTGTCAATGTATTCATGGCATATTGTTCTTCTCGATTTCGCTGCTTTCCAATGTTGGGTTATCTCGTGCCAGTTTCATTACACCGACTAGCATCAAAGCCTGAATCGAAAAGCCGATGACAATTGCCGTTAAGATCACTGCTTGAGGAACTGGATCGGCGTAGATACCTTTTTTGACGTTTGAAAAAATTGGTGTATGTAAACCATCTCTTGAGGCAATCAGCACGTAATAAGCAATAACCCCTGTGCTCATCACATCCATTGAGATAATTTTCATCACAAGGTTTTTTTTAAAAATTATGCCGAAAAAACCGCACAATATCGTTGCCAGGATAAACGCTTCTAACACGGGATTTGCTGGTTTGGTAAAGGTTAGTCGTAATCAAGAGTGAAATAATGCTTTGCGATCGCCAGTTTATTTATAGAAAACTGATCGTCAACCGCTGCTCTAGCTTGCGTAATGCTTAAAGCCTGACACCACTTTTTGCTAGTGTAAATATTTATTTGACCAAAGCAGGCGATTCCGCAAAATCTCTTTAATGATTGCAGCATAGACCTTGCCCCCTAACAGCGCGTCATCAATCCCCGATTTAGAAGTGCAGCAAATTAAACGCGATCGCGTTTTTAGCTCAAACTGCACTCGCTTGTTAATCTGGTAATTGCCCTTCCCGCTCACCAAATCTTCATGGTGTGCATTAATTAATCGCAATGATTAATTAAATATAAAATTGAAAGTAATCTGATAATACTTGATTCCGGCACTTCTGACGAGTCCTCATGCCATAAAATTCTGATATAGTTATGATAGAATTCTCTGTCGGCTATAGTGCACTTGCTAATTGCACTTTTTAAAAATTACCGAAAGATTATTTGCCGGCATCGCCACAGTTTCGCCAAGTGCGAGACCTTCCGTTTTCGCAACTTCGACGACATCCTCTAAATTTCGCACGCCCCAGGCGGGATTCTGTGTGCGTAAACTCGCATCAAACGCGGCGTTACTTGCTGCTGTATGTTGACCACCTTGCTTAAAAGGTCCATAGAGATACAATATACCTTCAGGAGGAAGAATACGCTTTGCTCCTGCAAATAATCCTAAGCAAGCCGCCCAAGGCGCAATATGAATCATGTTAATATTAACAATCGCCACAATGTCTAATGATTGTTGTTCGACCGTCCATATAGGATCGCACGCATCAAGAGCGATCGCCGGATAAAGATTTTCCGCGTTAGGAGTGTATTCGCGCCATGCCATAATACTTGCACGTGCGGCTGGATTTGGGTCAGACGGTAGCCACTTGCGCGGATGAATGCGCGGTGCAAAAAAGACGGCGTGTTCTCCAGTTCCGCTAGAGACTTCTAACACCGTACCTGTCGGCGGCAGAACTTTGAGTAAAATCTTTAGAATCGGTTCGCGATTGCGCACAGTTGCAGGTGCGTATTGTCGGGCATCAAAATAATTCATTACATCTGGCAGCGCCCTTGTGTTTT is a genomic window of Chroogloeocystis siderophila 5.2 s.c.1 containing:
- a CDS encoding cation:proton antiporter subunit C, with translation MLEAFILATILCGFFGIIFKKNLVMKIISMDVMSTGVIAYYVLIASRDGLHTPIFSNVKKGIYADPVPQAVILTAIVIGFSIQALMLVGVMKLARDNPTLESSEIEKNNMP
- a CDS encoding DUF938 domain-containing protein, which produces MNYFDARQYAPATVRNREPILKILLKVLPPTGTVLEVSSGTGEHAVFFAPRIHPRKWLPSDPNPAARASIMAWREYTPNAENLYPAIALDACDPIWTVEQQSLDIVAIVNINMIHIAPWAACLGLFAGAKRILPPEGILYLYGPFKQGGQHTAASNAAFDASLRTQNPAWGVRNLEDVVEVAKTEGLALGETVAMPANNLSVIFKKCN